From one Colletotrichum destructivum chromosome 3, complete sequence genomic stretch:
- a CDS encoding Putative HhH-GPD domain, DNA glycosylase, helix-hairpin-helix, base-excision DNA repair: MTRATRSSARLAAAASTTEPPNSLNSAAKPARGITKTAKHDVSETEDASRPEKRKRAAAKTSRPTPSKKIKTEEDGGDAPSPGFDNVPPLTPLKKENIKSESPDSKSKVAKSPADLKSKKLKAYSQYADKSPFPDFPHPTPDECRLAHRILAGLHGRRERPAEVKASTTRAGCGDSPSVLDALVRTILSQNTSDTNSTRAKRSMDAVYGGSDEWERIVDGGVSKLQEAIKCGGLSQVKSKVIIGILNQVREKYGSYSLDHLFNASNEDAMQELISFQGVGPKTASCVLLFCLQRESFAVDTHVWRITGLMGWRPRSASRDETHAHLDVRIPDEDKYGLHILLVKHGKVCAECKAGGKSVGKCELRKAFRQEKIKSEEGKPSKLDE, translated from the coding sequence ATGACGAGAGCCACACGTTCAAGTGCCCggctggccgccgctgctAGCACAACAGAACCACCAAACAGCCTCAACTCGGCCGCCAAACCAGCAAGAGGCATCACCAAGACGGCGAAGCACGACGTATCAGAAACGGAAGATGCTTCACGGCCGGAAAAGAGGAAGCGGGCCGCAGCCAAGACGTCAAGACCAACGCCTTCCAAGAAGATCAAGAcagaggaagacggcggcgatgcgccATCGCCGGGCTTCGACAACGTGCCCCCGTTGACGCcgctcaagaaggagaacatCAAGTCCGAGAGCCCGGACTCCAAGTCCAAAGTCGCCAAGTCGCCCGCCGACCTAAAGTCTAAGAAACTCAAGGCCTACTCGCAGTACGCCGACAAGTCTCCGTTCCCCGACTTCCCTCACCCGACACCAGATGAGTGCCGCCTGGCCCACCGCATCCTGGCCGGCCTCCACGGCAGACGGGAGCGTCccgccgaggtcaaggcctCCACCACCCGCGCCGGCTGCGGTGACTCGCCTTCGGTTCTGGACGCCCTCGTCCGGACCATCCTGAGCCAGAACACGAGTGACACCAACTCCACCCGCGCCAAGCGCAGCATGGACGCCGTCTatggcggcagcgacgagtgggagcgcatcgtcgacggcggcgtgtcCAAGTtgcaggaggccatcaagTGCGGCGGCCTGAGCCAGGTCAAGAGCAaggtcatcatcggcatcctGAACCAGGTCAGGGAGAAGTACGGCTCCTACTCGCTTGACCACCTCTTCAACGCTTCCAACGAGGACGCCATGCAGGAGCTTATCAGTTTTCAGGGCGTCGGGCCCAAGACTGCCAGTTGcgtccttctcttctgtCTGCAGAGGGAGTCTTTCGCCGTCGACACCCATGTGTGGAGAATCACCGGCCTCATGGGCTGGCGTCCCAGGAGCGCTTCGAGGGATGAGACGCACGCCCACTTGGACGTCAGGATCCCTGACGAAGACAAGTACGGCCTTCACATCTTGCTCGTCAAGCACGGCAAGGTGTGCGCCGAATgcaaggccggcggcaagaGCGTCGGCAAGTGCGAGTTGAGAAAGGCGTTCCGGCAGGAGAAGATCAAGAGTGAGGAAGGGAAGCCATCCAAACTTGATGAATAG
- a CDS encoding Putative NmrA-like domain, NAD(P)-binding domain superfamily, translated as MLVLVAGATGNIGQKLIDSLHARGHHVRGLGRNPSKLTDERLAKLQDFIVSKNHYDIEALDRACEGVDAVISAYGVFPAELQFDGQLLLLRAAERANVRRFVLSTWNADWSRDPLGMHESYDPLIALRRLAELSSPIKPHYVFTGVLAEVFWVFPGHPYGAVEMNGYWDGKQKAMSFWGDGSKPMPWTTEGDAAEFTAAIITRDDAEEGGCWNTISGIHSVKELAAAYERVKNKKVALHSRGTDEDLEKLAFEARERSSPRDFYQYMAYFYQYYMNKGTWDMEKIDNDKLDVQPTSLEDFLRDNDI; from the coding sequence ATGctggtcctcgtcgccggcgccaccggcAACATCGGCCAGAAGCTGATCGACAGCCTCCACGCCAGAGGCCACCACGtccgcggcctcgggcgCAACCCCTCCAAGCTCACGGATGAGCGCCTCGCCAAACTCCAGGACTTCATCGTCAGCAAGAACCACTACGAcatcgaggccctcgaccgcgcctgcgagggcgtcgacgccgtcatctcggcgtACGGCGTCTTCCCCGCCGAGCTCCAGTTCGAcggccagctcctcctcctccgggcCGCCGAGCGCGCCAACGTCCGCCGCTTCGTCCTGTCGACCTGGAACGCCGATTGGAGCCGGGACCCGCTGGGCATGCACGAGAGCTACGACCCGCTCATcgccctccgccgcctcgccgagctcagCTCCCCGATCAAGCCGCACTACGTCTTCACCGGCGTCCTGGCCGAGGTCTTCTGGGTGTTCCCGGGCCACCCTTACGGCGCGGTCGAGATGAACGGCTACTGGGACGGGAAGCAGAAGGCCATGAGTTTCTGGGGCGACGGGAGCAAGCCGATGCCGTGGACCACCGAAGGGGACGCGGCCGAGTTCACGGCCGCGATCATCACGcgggacgacgccgaggagggcgggtGCTGGAACACGATCTCCGGCATCCACTCGGTCAAGGAACTCGCGGCGGCGTACGAGAGggtcaagaacaagaaggtCGCGCTTCACAGCCGGGGAACCGACGAGGATCTGGAGAAGCTCGCGTTCGAGGCCCGCGAGCGCAGCTCTCCCAGAGACTTTTATCAGTACATGGCGTACTTTTATCAGTACTACATGAACAAGGGGACGTGGGATATGGAGAAGATTGACAACGACAAGCTCGATGTTCAGCCAACTTCGTTGGAGGACTTTTTGCGCGACAACGATATCTAG
- a CDS encoding Putative class I-like SAM-dependent O-methyltransferase, with product MSLSSPIHAPQHILQLLSELHAKSLEQEAAMSKTGKVFSSDVMNDLEDRHPRADPADEFDRLMLDKFVALDEDKCRFAYQLIGATGATNVVEAGTSFGVSTIYLALAVGRAKAATGKAGTVVATEKEARKAEVARGYWARCGAEVEEQIDLRVGDLLETLKEGLPQIDLLLLDIWSALALPTLKVVLPRLRKGAVVLTDNTISGAEGYKDLLAFLRDPQNGFQNMTLPFTNGFEMSVYMPVLE from the exons ATGTCCTTATCTTCGCCCATCCATGCCCCGCAGCACATCCTGCAGCTCCTCTCCGAGCTACACGCCAAGTCCCTCGAACAGGAGGCCGCCATGTCCAAGACGGGCAAGGTCTTCTCGTCCGATGTCATGaacgacctcgaggaccgACACCCGCGCGCGGACCCGGCGGACGAGTTCGACAGGCTCATGCTGGACAAGTTCGTcgcgctggacgaggacaagtGCCGCTTCGCGTACCagctcatcggcgccacGGGCGCCaccaacgtcgtcgaggccggcacgAGCTTCGGCGTCAGCACCATCTAccttgccctcgccgtcggcagggccaaggccgccacGGGCAAGGCCGGGACGGTCGTCgcgacggagaaggaggcgcggaaggccgaggtcgcgCGCGGGTACTGGGCGCGATGCGGCgcggaggtcgaggaacAGATCGATCTCAGGGTCGGGGATCTGCTCGAGACTCTCAAGGAAGGGTTGCCGCAGATTGATCTGTTGCTGCTTGACA TCTGGTCAGCCCTCGCTCTGCCGACGCTCAAAGTCGTTCTCCCCCGTCTGCGGAAGGGCGCAGTCGTCCTGACGGACAACACCATATCTGGTGCTGAAGGATACAAAGATCTGctggcgttcctgagagaCCCGCAGAACGGCTTCCAGAACATGACTCTTCCGTTTACGAATGGATTCGAGATGAGTGTTTATATGCCCGTTTTGGAGTAA
- a CDS encoding Putative GroES-like superfamily, alcohol dehydrogenase-like, NAD(P)-binding domain superfamily, whose protein sequence is MPHSAAIQPAARAPLEVQEVETSQPGPHELLIKNELIALVPIDAKLAKLAVFPLQYPVVLGSSYGGTVSAVGSEVTGFKVGDKVAAARTGGEFGNKLGAFQKYVIARDVTASKLPDSADLHVPVGLLGNFSTIVGLFNVHLGLDRPDPVNKLPSKGKKILVYGGTSSFGSFATQYLTQAGYDIVTTTSPKHKDFVAKLGAVHVVDHTQPQEAVVKDLVAQGPYDYVVDSISLKPTFDITAKVVAAQGGGKIYALLPPSDPSSFPEGVVPEFGSWSVSLIQDEKNAELLRWAYGTYFTQAVSNNKILGLPSQKIDGGLGGLNEAIEVLFKGVSGLKVVIEP, encoded by the coding sequence ATGCCTCACTCAGCCGCCATCCAACCCGCGGCTAGAGCGCCGCTGGAGGTTCAAGAGGTCGAAACCTCCCAGCCCGGCCCTCACGAGCTTCTCATCAAAAACGAactcatcgccctcgtccccaTCGACGCGAAACTGGCCAAGCTGGCCGTCTTCCCCCTCCAGTACCCGGTCGTCCTCGGCTCCTCCTACGGCGGCACCGTGTCGGCCGTCGGCAGCGAGGTCACCGGCTTCAAGGTCGGCGACAAGGTCGCGGCCGCGCGCACCGGCGGCGAGttcggcaacaagctcggCGCCTTCCAGAAGTACGTCATCGCCCGGGACGTGACGGCGAGCAAGCTGCCGGACAGCGCCGATCTGCATGTCcccgtcggcctgctcggcaaCTTCagcaccatcgtcggcctcttcAACGtgcacctcggcctcgacagGCCCGACCCCGTCAACAAGCTGCCgtccaagggcaagaagatcCTGGTCTACGGCGGCACGTCGAGCTTCGGCAGCTTCGCGACGCAGTACCTCACCCAGGCCGGGTACGACATTGTCACCACTACGTCCCCGAAGCATAAGGACTTCGTCGCCAAGCTGGGCGCGgtccacgtcgtcgaccatACCCAGCCGCAGGAGGCGGTCGTGAAGGACCTGGTCGCGCAGGGTCCCTACGACTACGTCGTCGACTCCATCTCCCTGAAGCCCACCTTCGACATCACGGCCAAGGTCGTCGCGGCGCAGGGCGGCGGGAAGATCTACGCGctgctgcccccctccgACCCTTCGAGCTTCCCCGAGGGCGTGGTCCCCGAGTTCGGATCTTGGTCGGTGTCGCTGATCCAGGACGAGAAGAATGCCGAACTGCTGAGGTGGGCGTACGGGACTTACTTCACCCAGGCTGTTTCCAACAACAAGATCCTTGGGCTTCCATCACAGAAGATCGATGGCGGGCTGGGCGGGCTGAACGAGGCGATTGAGGTGCTCTTCAAGGGAGTCAGTGGTCTGAAGGTTGTCATTGAGCCATAG
- a CDS encoding Putative cupredoxin, with amino-acid sequence MRVNSAWALMAAAVTVSAMPQPVSKRDPFPADGTVVGGVPHRPFRIRRQAAAPPATPQGNQLIPVVVGGPQDTFVPNLIQAQVGDVVQFQFSNGNHTVTQSAEGSACQPLQAQNPAAIHSGHIPFQDGQAMVGTFNMPITSADPMFLYCATGPHCQEGQVLVINPTNANQVVQYSKLAAAAKANVDGTTVSGGAVGQIPLANAAFVPAPAEQGGGGGGGGGGGAPPGGGAPPAAAPAAPAAPAPAAPPANPAQDPAAAPPAEAPAAPPAA; translated from the exons ATGAGAGTCAACTCAGCTTGGGCCTTgatggctgctgctgtcacGGTCAGCGCGATGCCCCAGCCCGTCTCCAAGAGAGACCCTTTCCCGGCCGATGGTACCGTCGTTGGGGGTGTTCCGCATCGCCCGTTCAGGA TCAGGAgacaagcagcagcaccaccggCGACGCCTCAAGGCAACCAGCTCATCCCCGTCGTGGTCGGCGGCCCGCAGGACACCTTCGTGCCGAACCTGATCCAGGCCcaggtcggcgacgtcgtgcAGTTCCAGTTCAGCAACGGTAACCACACCGTGACGCAGAGCGCCGAGGGCTCCGCGTGCCAGCCGCTCCAGGCGCAGAACCCGGCAGCCATCCACAGCGGCCACATCCCGTTCCAGGACGGGCAGGCGATGGTCGGCACTTTCAACATGCCCATCACGAGCGCCGACCCCATGTTCCTGTACTGCGCCACCGGACCGCACTGCCAAGAGGGCCAGGTCCTGGTCATCAACCC CACCAACGCGAACCAAGTCGTCCAGTACTCcaagctggcggcggcggcaaaaGCCAACGTCGACGGGACTACCGTCTCTGGTGGTGCTGTAGGGCAGATCCCGCTGGCGAACGCGGCTTTCGTaccggcaccggcggagcaaggtggtggtggtggtggtggtggtggcggcggcgcaccCCCGGGAGGTGGTGCacctcctgctgctgccccggctgctccggcggctccggcccccgcagctcctccagccAATCCCGCCCAAGATCCGGCcgcagcgccgccggccgaaGCCCCGGCCGCCCCACCAGCCGCTTAA
- a CDS encoding Putative NAD-dependent epimerase/dehydratase, NAD(P)-binding domain superfamily, giving the protein MTTAPKTVFVTGANGYIGNAVARAFVAAGWTTYGLVRSLSAATALAQEEILPVIGAIDDRAAHATIQSHLPATLDAIVSVTESLVDYVAHYQNTVQLLRTLGAASSAAGRKPLVIFSSGCKDYGVGPHYHGAPGLAPHTEESPLNPIPLLANRATYARKIFDHSDVFSPVLVRPTNVYGRTSSFYKAFFDVAAKAAAERRPLLLPTPPNTIVHALHVDDCAEAYVAIATHPDRAGVEGHVFNISAQRYETVDEVARALAGEYAITGGLQYVEPGALKEGEDPWPPAIINFPQWTDSTKLTRLTGWRHHRPLFSESIHVYRLAYEATKAAGHENISRVDGYLKAWTKPALA; this is encoded by the coding sequence ATGACAACAGCGCCCAAAACCGTCTTTGTCACCGGCGCGAACGGCTACATCGGCAACGCCGTCGCGCGCGCCTTCGTCGCGGCCGGGTGGACGACGTACGGCCTCGTCCGGTCCCTCTCGGCCGCCACGGCGCTCGCCCAGGAAGAAATTCTtcccgtcatcggcgccatcgacgaccGCGCCGCCCACGCAACGATCCAGAGCCACCTCCCCGCgaccctcgacgccatcgtctcGGTCACGGAGAGTCTCGTCGACTACGTCGCTCACTACCAGAACACAGTCCAGCTCCTCCGGACCCTGGGCGCAgccagctccgccgccggccggaagCCGCTCGTCATCTTCAGCTCCGGCTGCAAGGACTACGGCGTCGGCCCGCACTACCACGGAGCCCCCGGCCTGGCGCCGCACACGGAGGAGTCCCCCCTGAACCCAATCCCCCTCCTAGCCAACCGAGCGACCTACGCTAGGAAAATCTTTGACCACTCGGACGTCTTCTcccccgtcctcgtccggcCCACCAACGTCTACGGCCGCACCTCGAGCTTCTACAAGGCCTTTTTCGACGtcgcggccaaggcggccgccgagaggaGGCCGCTCCTcctgccgacgccgcccaacACCATCGTGCACGCCCTCCACGTGGACGACTGCGCCGAGGCCtacgtcgccatcgccacgCACCCGGACCGGGCCGGGGTCGAGGGCCACGTCTTCAACATCTCGGCGCAGCGGTAcgagacggtcgacgaggtggcGCGGGCGCTGGCGGGGGAGTACGCGATCACGGGCGGCTTGCAGTACGTCGAGCCCGGGGCGCtgaaggagggcgaggacccgtggccgccggccaTCATCAACTTTCCCCAGTGGACGGACTCGACGAAGCTCACGCGGCTGACCGGGTGGAGGCACCACCGCCCGCTGTTCTCCGAGTCGATCCACGTCTACCGTCTGGCGTACGAGGCGACCAAGGCGGCCGGGCACGAGAACATCAGCCGGGTCGACGGGTATCTGAAGGCCTGGACGAAGCCCGCGTTGGCGTGA
- a CDS encoding Putative rlpA-like protein, double-psi beta-barrel, whose translation MKAFFLGVLASLASADIGTAGPYSPPYLPTRCYGSNANQFPPGNLFVAASDGLWDNGAACGRRYRMRCLSSTKGACKTGTVDVRVVDLARKPGNTIDVSQDVWAQLVNTNSGETRANIEYVQI comes from the coding sequence ATGAAGGCCTTCTTTCTAGGAGTACTAGCATCTCTTGCTAGTGCCGATATCGGAACAGCAGGCCCATATTCCCCTCCGTACTTGCCAACAAGATGTTATGGCAGCAATGCGAACCAGTTCCCTCCTGGAAACCTCTTTGTAGCTGCCAGTGACGGTCTCTGGGATAACGGGGCAGCCTGTGGTCGGAGATACCGCATGAGGTGCCTCAGTTCGACCAAAGGCGCCTGTAAGACCGGAACCGTAGACGTTCGGGTTGTTGATCTTGCAAGGAAGCCCGGAAATACGATAGATGTTTCTCAAGACGTATGGGCACAGCTGGTTAACACGAACTCTGGCGAAACTCGCGCAAACATTGAATACGTACAAATTTGA